Proteins encoded together in one Streptomyces sp. NBC_01216 window:
- a CDS encoding ATP-binding protein, with amino-acid sequence MERYGGRISRGNPGLFEREAELAAAEEALNQLTGLRDDAPGPPGPEPDPDEREPDEQVPVERVSTEQDPDDGHADPPVPRPRDTAARGRRPARPQHGRALHIVTGPEEPPAVTGPGEPPAVTLSDRAARRERATGPADRPASRGRPWARGFSGPRSPRGGVLAYAAPGGLGKTTLLAEIRRRAVAKGCTVLSARGGDQEQRVAFHVARQLLQPQLAAASDTELRRRLGGWYDIVGPALGLCTAAAGAPPDPQGLRDGLDWVLTHLAVRRAPVVVVLDDAHWADQESLGWLSAFAPRAETLPLLLVVAYRPDELPEAGEEFTGRRSGQRPLGLEPLTSGAVAELVRDAVGVHADDAFCRECWAVTSGNPFEAVELAAKIRDLGLTPTAEGAPRLRDLAAAVKGSGLIFRLERLGTATVRLAWACAVLGTEISPQLAGAVAGLGGEAVADSAERLRDARILAGSETLEFVHPLIATAVYRAIPAATRVALHGQAAWCVVDAGLGPTAAARHLLETHPEGDPWVVGKLRAAARETLRAGAPDTARRYLARALREPPSHEERAAVLFELGSASLLTEPATTVNHLRAALEESVSDPALRHGIVYRLSQVLAHSDRLVEASELLARESRLTTDARSRLRMQSEKFMWDAFRADEPDSPARSRRLARLADRLTGRDLTERYVIGLRAWDATLRAEPCAVGVAHAERALEGGLSWADDSRGFEVPVLVALTFLYADRPGRAEDLFAAGTAEFERQGWRGAHLSFAYTLLAYIRYRRGRLVEAEDFVRAGLRLAERVGPRTPAHWYAVGVMIEVLLARGRVGEAEQVALTHDFGEPFPAAVTFPDSQTVHAELLLAVGRTDEAAAELASVGRRLDPRGMRNPAWCPWQLHLALAEVRDTPDRARETALDAVERARQYGAPSAIGQALRVTAEVVGGSERLKLLEESVDWLERSPAAYELARSLVGLGAALRRTGRTQEAAEYLYRGLEEAQSCGADGLGEEARAELAAAGLRPRTLRPAGTDALTARERDAADLTVRGEDAAAALDTDHAAVTLLLSAVYRKLGTDRAGLDQALRHTGREPLEGVPHG; translated from the coding sequence ATGGAGCGATACGGCGGCAGGATCAGCCGCGGGAATCCGGGTCTCTTCGAGCGCGAGGCGGAACTCGCGGCTGCCGAGGAGGCGTTGAACCAACTGACCGGTCTGAGGGACGACGCCCCCGGGCCGCCGGGGCCCGAGCCCGATCCCGACGAACGGGAGCCGGACGAACAGGTCCCGGTCGAGCGGGTCTCGACCGAGCAGGACCCGGACGACGGCCACGCCGATCCACCCGTACCGCGGCCACGGGACACGGCGGCGCGTGGCCGGCGGCCGGCACGCCCGCAACACGGCCGAGCCCTGCACATCGTCACCGGCCCGGAAGAGCCCCCCGCCGTCACCGGCCCGGGAGAGCCCCCCGCCGTCACCCTGTCCGACCGGGCGGCCCGCCGGGAGCGGGCGACCGGGCCGGCGGATCGCCCGGCATCGCGGGGTCGCCCCTGGGCCCGGGGCTTCTCCGGCCCGCGAAGCCCCCGCGGGGGAGTGCTCGCCTACGCGGCCCCCGGCGGACTCGGCAAGACGACCCTGCTCGCCGAGATCCGCCGCCGCGCCGTCGCCAAGGGGTGCACCGTGCTCTCCGCGCGCGGCGGAGACCAGGAACAGCGGGTCGCCTTCCACGTGGCCCGGCAGCTTCTCCAGCCCCAGCTCGCCGCCGCGTCCGACACCGAACTCCGCCGTCGGCTGGGAGGTTGGTACGACATCGTCGGCCCCGCCCTCGGCCTGTGCACGGCCGCTGCCGGCGCCCCGCCGGACCCCCAGGGCCTGCGCGACGGTCTGGACTGGGTCCTCACCCACCTCGCCGTCCGGCGCGCACCGGTCGTCGTCGTGCTGGACGACGCCCACTGGGCCGACCAGGAATCCCTCGGCTGGCTCTCCGCCTTCGCGCCACGTGCCGAGACCCTTCCCCTGCTTCTGGTGGTCGCCTACCGGCCCGACGAACTTCCGGAAGCTGGGGAGGAGTTCACCGGAAGGCGCTCGGGGCAACGCCCCCTCGGACTCGAACCGCTGACCTCCGGAGCGGTCGCCGAGCTCGTCCGCGACGCCGTCGGCGTCCACGCGGACGACGCCTTCTGCCGCGAATGCTGGGCCGTCACCTCCGGCAACCCCTTCGAGGCCGTCGAGCTCGCGGCCAAGATCCGGGACCTCGGACTCACGCCCACCGCCGAAGGCGCGCCCCGACTGCGCGACCTGGCCGCCGCGGTCAAGGGCAGCGGCCTCATCTTCCGGCTCGAACGGCTCGGCACCGCCACCGTCCGCCTCGCCTGGGCCTGCGCCGTCCTCGGCACGGAGATCTCCCCGCAACTCGCCGGCGCGGTCGCCGGACTCGGCGGCGAAGCCGTCGCCGACAGCGCCGAACGCCTCCGCGACGCCCGCATCCTCGCGGGCTCCGAGACCCTCGAGTTCGTCCACCCGCTGATCGCCACCGCCGTCTACCGGGCCATCCCCGCCGCCACCCGCGTCGCCCTGCACGGGCAAGCCGCCTGGTGTGTCGTCGACGCGGGGCTGGGCCCCACGGCGGCCGCCCGCCACCTCCTGGAGACCCACCCCGAGGGCGACCCCTGGGTCGTCGGGAAACTCCGGGCCGCCGCCCGCGAGACCCTCCGCGCCGGCGCACCCGACACGGCTCGCCGGTACCTCGCCCGCGCGCTGCGCGAACCGCCCTCCCACGAGGAACGCGCCGCGGTCCTCTTCGAGCTCGGCAGCGCCTCCCTGCTCACCGAACCCGCCACCACCGTCAACCACCTCCGGGCCGCCCTGGAGGAGTCCGTCTCCGATCCGGCGCTGCGCCACGGCATCGTCTACCGGCTCTCCCAGGTCCTCGCCCACAGCGACCGGCTGGTCGAGGCGTCCGAACTCCTCGCCCGGGAGTCCCGGCTCACCACCGACGCCCGCAGCCGGCTGCGCATGCAGTCCGAGAAGTTCATGTGGGACGCCTTCCGCGCCGACGAACCCGACTCGCCTGCCCGCTCCCGCCGGCTGGCCCGGCTCGCCGACCGTCTCACCGGCCGCGACCTCACCGAGCGCTACGTCATCGGCCTGCGCGCCTGGGACGCCACCCTGCGAGCCGAACCCTGCGCGGTCGGCGTCGCTCATGCCGAGCGGGCCCTGGAAGGCGGCCTGAGCTGGGCCGACGACAGCCGAGGCTTCGAGGTCCCGGTCCTTGTCGCGCTGACCTTCCTCTACGCCGACAGGCCCGGCCGCGCCGAGGACCTCTTCGCGGCCGGCACCGCCGAGTTCGAACGCCAGGGCTGGCGCGGCGCCCACCTCTCCTTCGCCTACACCCTCCTCGCGTACATCCGCTACCGGCGCGGCCGTCTCGTCGAGGCAGAGGACTTCGTGCGCGCCGGGCTCCGCCTCGCCGAACGCGTAGGCCCCCGCACGCCCGCCCACTGGTACGCGGTCGGCGTCATGATCGAGGTACTGCTCGCCCGGGGCCGGGTGGGCGAGGCCGAGCAGGTCGCCCTGACCCACGACTTCGGCGAGCCCTTCCCCGCCGCCGTCACCTTCCCCGACTCGCAGACCGTCCACGCCGAACTGCTGCTGGCCGTGGGCCGCACCGACGAGGCCGCCGCCGAGCTGGCCTCGGTCGGCCGCCGGCTCGACCCGCGCGGCATGCGTAACCCGGCCTGGTGCCCCTGGCAGCTCCACCTCGCCCTCGCCGAGGTCCGGGACACCCCCGACCGGGCGAGGGAAACCGCCCTCGACGCCGTGGAACGCGCCCGCCAGTACGGTGCGCCCTCCGCGATCGGCCAGGCGCTCCGCGTCACCGCCGAGGTCGTCGGGGGCAGCGAGCGTCTGAAGCTGCTGGAGGAGTCGGTCGACTGGCTGGAGCGGTCACCCGCCGCGTACGAGCTGGCCCGGTCCCTGGTCGGCCTGGGTGCCGCCCTGCGCCGTACCGGACGCACCCAGGAGGCCGCCGAGTACCTCTACCGCGGCCTGGAGGAGGCCCAGAGCTGCGGCGCGGACGGCCTCGGCGAGGAGGCGAGGGCCGAGCTGGCCGCCGCCGGGCTCCGGCCCCGCACCCTGCGCCCGGCGGGCACCGACGCGCTCACCGCGCGTGAGCGCGACGCCGCCGACCTCACCGTCCGTGGCGAGGACGCGGCAGCGGCTCTGGACACCGACCACGCCGCCGTCACCCTGTTGTTGTCCGCCGTCTACCGCAAGCTCGGCACGGACCGGGCGGGCCTCGACCAGGCGCTGCGGCATACCGGGCGCGAGCCCCTGGAAGGCGTCCCGCACGGCTGA
- a CDS encoding DNA-binding protein NsdB, which produces MTGQTNTRLADLFGLAGWSKGELARLVNRQAAAMGHPQLATDTSRVRRWIDLGETPRDPVPRVLAALFTERLGRVVTIEDLGFVRRGGAGRRQNVRKTDNPDGLPWAPERTAAVLTEFTGMDLMLNRRGMVGAGAALAAGSVLTSAMHDWLHTDPARPSAAPRRADPPHADPAGFDRYEAAPIGSQEIEALERSVEVFRAWDAARGGGLQRKAVVGQLNEVGGMLAYHHPDHLQRRLWGVAANLAVLAGWMSHDVGLEPTAQKYFVIAAHAAREGGDRPRAGEALSRAARQMLHLGRPDDALDLMKLAKSGSGDEVLPRTQAMLHTIEAWAQASMGKGQAMRRTLGEAEDLFVSDKASVPPPSWMQNFDDADMHGMQALAYRTLAEHDPAAAVPAQRHAKLALELRRNGHNRSKLFDYISLASACFIADDPEQADRYARLALVSMGDTSSHRTWDRLREMYRLTGQYAGYSKIEDLREEIALALPTPTDGKPGARTI; this is translated from the coding sequence GTGACCGGACAGACCAACACCCGCCTGGCAGACCTCTTCGGTCTCGCCGGCTGGTCAAAGGGCGAACTCGCGAGGCTGGTGAACCGGCAGGCGGCGGCCATGGGCCACCCACAGCTGGCGACCGACACCTCCCGGGTGCGGCGGTGGATCGACCTGGGGGAAACCCCTCGCGATCCGGTTCCCCGGGTGCTGGCAGCGCTGTTCACCGAGCGACTCGGCCGTGTCGTGACCATCGAGGACCTCGGGTTCGTACGACGCGGTGGTGCCGGGAGACGGCAGAACGTCAGGAAGACCGACAACCCTGACGGGCTGCCCTGGGCGCCCGAGCGTACGGCAGCGGTCCTCACCGAATTCACGGGAATGGACCTCATGCTCAACCGACGCGGCATGGTGGGCGCGGGAGCCGCGCTCGCCGCCGGCTCCGTACTCACCAGCGCCATGCACGACTGGCTGCACACCGACCCCGCACGTCCGTCCGCCGCCCCCCGCCGGGCCGATCCCCCGCACGCCGACCCCGCCGGGTTCGACCGCTACGAGGCAGCGCCCATCGGCTCCCAGGAGATCGAGGCGCTGGAGCGCTCGGTCGAGGTCTTCCGGGCCTGGGACGCGGCGCGCGGGGGCGGACTCCAGCGCAAGGCCGTCGTGGGCCAGCTCAACGAGGTGGGCGGCATGCTCGCCTACCACCACCCCGACCACCTCCAGCGTCGTCTCTGGGGCGTCGCCGCCAACCTGGCGGTGCTCGCCGGCTGGATGTCCCACGACGTCGGCCTCGAACCGACCGCCCAGAAGTACTTCGTGATCGCGGCTCACGCGGCACGCGAGGGCGGCGACCGGCCGCGGGCCGGGGAAGCGCTGTCCCGGGCCGCCCGGCAGATGCTCCACCTCGGCCGGCCCGACGACGCGCTCGACCTGATGAAACTGGCCAAGTCCGGTTCGGGCGACGAGGTGCTGCCGCGTACCCAGGCGATGCTCCACACCATCGAGGCATGGGCCCAGGCGTCCATGGGCAAGGGCCAGGCCATGCGCCGCACCCTCGGTGAGGCCGAGGACCTCTTCGTCTCGGACAAGGCGAGCGTGCCGCCGCCGAGCTGGATGCAGAACTTCGACGACGCCGACATGCACGGCATGCAGGCCCTGGCCTACCGCACCCTCGCGGAACACGACCCCGCCGCCGCCGTACCGGCGCAGCGCCACGCCAAGCTGGCGCTCGAACTCCGGCGCAACGGCCACAACCGCTCGAAGCTCTTCGACTACATCTCGCTCGCCTCGGCCTGCTTCATCGCCGACGACCCGGAGCAGGCCGACCGTTACGCCCGGCTCGCCCTGGTGTCGATGGGGGACACCTCCTCACACCGCACCTGGGACCGGCTGCGCGAGATGTACCGGCTGACCGGCCAGTACGCCGGCTACTCGAAGATCGAGGACCTGCGAGAGGAGATCGCCCTCGCCCTGCCCACACCCACCGACGGAAAGCCGGGGGCCCGCACGATCTGA
- a CDS encoding terpene synthase family protein, whose protein sequence is MAQPFVLPDFYVPYPARLNPHVEEARSHTRAWARKMGMLEGSGVWEEHDLESHDYALLCSYTHPDCDAAALSLVTDWYTWVFFFDDHFLEVFKRTQDRPGGKVYLDRLPMFMPMDPAAATPEPANPVEAGLADLWRRTVPAMSPAWRERFAESTEALLYESLWELDNINEGRVANPVEYIEMRRKVGGAPWSAGLVEYAAGAEVPERVAASRPLLVLRDAFSDAVHLRNDLFSYQREVEDEGENSNGVLVLERFLGCTTQEAAEAVNDLLTSRLQQFENTALTEVPGLCLEKGLSPEECAAVAAYAKGLQDWQSGGHEWHLRSSRYMNEGLAAGPSRRDGVIGTSALDVRTLFGRPAASRTRAFTHQPHQRVGASLLPAFDLPYALSLSPHHREALRRSVDWAERMGLLEDIWDRPMLEGFDFALCSAGLDPDATPEELELSAEWLTWGTYGDDYYPLVFGRPRDLVGAKTCTERLKSCMPVDEPATGPALAVGPMERALADLWARTAGPMGPAARGQLREAMDRMLDSWMWELHNQAQHRVPDPVDYIEMRRRTFGSDLTMLLCRLRHGSTLDPAVYRTGTVRSLENAAADYATLLNDLFSYQKEIEVEGEVHNGVLVLQKFFDCDYPTAVAMVDDLMRGRLRQFEHVKEHEVPRLFEDFALDAEGRAAFGAYLRELEDWLAGILNWHRKVRRYAEEDLHGGSGSALLRRGPTGLGTSAARLASLLGSAAR, encoded by the coding sequence ATGGCTCAGCCCTTCGTTCTGCCGGATTTCTATGTTCCGTATCCGGCACGGCTCAACCCCCATGTGGAGGAGGCTCGTTCGCACACCCGGGCGTGGGCACGGAAGATGGGGATGCTGGAGGGATCCGGCGTCTGGGAGGAGCACGATCTCGAATCCCACGACTACGCGCTGCTGTGTTCCTACACCCACCCGGACTGCGACGCCGCGGCTCTGTCGCTCGTGACGGACTGGTACACCTGGGTCTTCTTCTTCGACGACCACTTCCTGGAGGTGTTCAAGCGCACCCAGGACCGGCCGGGCGGCAAGGTCTACCTGGACCGGTTGCCGATGTTCATGCCGATGGACCCGGCCGCGGCGACACCCGAGCCCGCCAATCCGGTGGAAGCCGGGCTCGCGGACCTCTGGCGGCGCACGGTGCCGGCCATGTCCCCGGCCTGGCGGGAACGGTTCGCCGAGTCCACGGAGGCGCTGCTGTACGAGTCCCTCTGGGAACTCGACAACATCAACGAGGGGCGCGTCGCCAATCCCGTCGAGTACATCGAGATGCGTCGCAAGGTGGGCGGTGCCCCCTGGTCGGCGGGGCTCGTGGAGTACGCGGCGGGTGCCGAGGTCCCCGAGCGGGTGGCCGCCAGCCGTCCGCTGCTCGTGCTGCGGGACGCGTTCTCGGACGCCGTGCACCTGCGCAACGACCTGTTCTCGTACCAGCGCGAGGTCGAGGACGAGGGGGAGAACAGCAACGGCGTCCTCGTCCTGGAGAGGTTCCTCGGCTGCACGACCCAGGAGGCGGCCGAGGCCGTCAACGACCTGCTGACCTCGCGTCTACAGCAGTTCGAGAACACCGCGCTCACCGAAGTGCCCGGCCTCTGCCTGGAGAAGGGTCTGAGCCCCGAGGAGTGCGCGGCGGTGGCGGCCTACGCCAAGGGTCTCCAGGACTGGCAGTCCGGCGGTCACGAGTGGCATCTGCGCTCCAGCCGCTACATGAACGAGGGCCTCGCGGCCGGGCCTTCGCGACGGGACGGCGTGATCGGCACCTCGGCCCTCGACGTCCGGACGCTGTTCGGACGCCCCGCGGCCTCACGCACCCGCGCCTTCACCCATCAGCCGCACCAGCGGGTGGGGGCCTCCCTGCTGCCCGCGTTCGACCTGCCGTACGCCCTGTCGCTCAGCCCGCACCACCGGGAGGCACTGCGACGCTCGGTGGACTGGGCGGAACGGATGGGGCTGCTGGAGGACATCTGGGACCGGCCGATGCTGGAGGGCTTCGACTTCGCGCTCTGCTCGGCGGGGCTCGACCCGGATGCCACGCCGGAGGAGCTGGAGCTCAGCGCCGAGTGGCTGACCTGGGGGACCTACGGCGACGACTACTACCCGCTCGTGTTCGGACGACCCCGCGACCTCGTCGGCGCCAAGACGTGCACCGAGCGGCTCAAGTCCTGTATGCCGGTGGACGAACCGGCGACCGGGCCGGCACTCGCCGTCGGTCCGATGGAGCGGGCACTGGCCGACCTGTGGGCGCGGACGGCCGGACCGATGGGCCCGGCGGCACGCGGCCAGCTGCGCGAGGCGATGGACCGGATGCTGGACAGCTGGATGTGGGAGCTGCACAACCAGGCCCAGCACCGGGTGCCGGATCCGGTGGACTACATCGAGATGCGCCGCCGGACCTTCGGTTCGGACCTGACGATGCTGCTGTGCCGGCTGCGGCACGGCAGCACACTGGATCCCGCGGTCTACCGCACGGGCACGGTCCGGAGTCTGGAGAACGCGGCCGCGGACTACGCGACACTCCTCAACGACCTCTTCTCGTACCAGAAGGAGATCGAGGTCGAGGGCGAGGTGCACAACGGGGTACTGGTGCTCCAGAAGTTCTTCGACTGCGACTACCCCACCGCCGTGGCGATGGTCGACGATCTGATGCGGGGCCGACTGCGCCAGTTCGAGCATGTGAAGGAGCACGAAGTACCCAGGCTGTTCGAGGACTTCGCTCTGGACGCGGAGGGCAGGGCGGCCTTCGGCGCCTATCTGCGGGAGTTGGAGGACTGGCTGGCCGGGATTCTCAACTGGCACCGGAAGGTGCGCCGTTACGCCGAGGAGGATCTGCACGGGGGGAGCGGTTCGGCGCTGCTGCGCCGGGGGCCCACCGGGCTCGGCACCTCGGCGGCACGGCTGGCGTCACTCCTCGGCTCCGCCGCGCGCTGA
- a CDS encoding SulP family inorganic anion transporter yields MARSPRRDLLAGLTVAIVALPLALGFGVSSGLGAEAGLATAVVAGALAALFGGSNLQVSGPTGAMTVVLVPIVAQYGPGGVLTVGLTAGVLLICLALLKAGQYMRYVPAPVVEGFTLGIACVIGLQQVPNALGVEKPEGEKVLLVAWRALVDFVAFPNWTAIGLSLGVAAVMLAGARWKPTIPFSIVAVIAATVTTQLFHLDAAAPIGDLPSGLPAPSLDFLDASALGSLLAPAVAVAALAALESLLSATVADGMTVGQKHDPDKELFGQGLANLAAPLFGGVPATAAIARTAVNVRSGASSRLAALTHAAVLAVIVFAAAPLVSKIPLAALAGVLLATAIRMVEVGSLRAMAKATRSDAVVLVLTAAGTLILDLVYAVVIGLVVAGALALKAVAGQARMEQVDFRPDLPGEHGDEEHALLAEYIVAYRIDGPLFFAGAHRFLLELSEVADVRVVILRMSRVTTLDATGALVLKDAVEKLNRRGIVVMASGIRPGQRQALDAVGALEPLRLRGREYATTPEAIAGAREHLEQAGLLARTHHRPHRIRRAAR; encoded by the coding sequence ATGGCCCGCAGCCCTCGCCGGGATCTCCTCGCCGGGCTCACCGTGGCGATCGTCGCCCTTCCCCTCGCCCTCGGATTCGGAGTCTCCTCCGGTCTGGGCGCGGAGGCGGGACTGGCCACCGCCGTGGTCGCGGGCGCGCTCGCCGCCTTGTTCGGCGGGTCGAACCTCCAGGTGTCCGGCCCGACCGGTGCGATGACCGTGGTCCTGGTGCCGATCGTCGCCCAGTACGGGCCCGGCGGCGTCCTCACCGTGGGCCTGACGGCCGGCGTGCTCCTGATCTGCCTGGCCCTGCTGAAGGCCGGGCAGTACATGCGGTACGTGCCGGCGCCGGTGGTGGAGGGCTTCACCCTCGGGATCGCGTGCGTGATCGGACTCCAGCAGGTACCGAACGCGCTCGGGGTCGAGAAGCCCGAGGGCGAGAAAGTCCTGCTGGTGGCGTGGCGGGCACTCGTGGACTTCGTGGCCTTCCCGAACTGGACGGCGATCGGCCTCTCGCTGGGTGTCGCGGCGGTGATGCTGGCCGGAGCGCGTTGGAAGCCGACGATCCCGTTCTCGATCGTCGCGGTCATCGCCGCCACCGTGACCACGCAGCTCTTCCACCTCGACGCGGCGGCCCCGATCGGCGACCTTCCCTCCGGGCTCCCCGCCCCCTCCCTCGACTTCCTCGACGCTTCCGCGCTCGGCTCGCTGCTGGCCCCGGCGGTCGCGGTCGCGGCGCTCGCCGCGCTGGAGTCGCTGCTGTCGGCGACCGTGGCGGACGGGATGACGGTGGGCCAGAAGCACGACCCGGACAAGGAACTGTTCGGGCAGGGACTCGCCAATCTCGCGGCCCCGCTGTTCGGCGGCGTCCCCGCCACCGCCGCCATCGCGCGGACCGCGGTCAACGTTCGCAGTGGCGCCTCCTCACGACTCGCCGCGCTCACCCACGCGGCGGTACTCGCGGTGATCGTGTTCGCCGCCGCCCCCCTGGTCTCGAAGATCCCCCTCGCCGCCCTGGCCGGCGTTCTGCTGGCGACGGCGATCCGCATGGTCGAGGTCGGCTCGCTCAGAGCCATGGCGAAGGCCACCCGCTCGGATGCCGTCGTCCTCGTCCTGACCGCCGCCGGCACCCTGATCCTCGACCTCGTCTACGCGGTCGTCATCGGCCTCGTCGTCGCCGGAGCGCTCGCCTTGAAGGCAGTGGCGGGGCAGGCCCGGATGGAACAGGTCGACTTCCGCCCGGACCTGCCCGGCGAACACGGCGACGAGGAACACGCCCTGCTCGCCGAGTACATCGTTGCCTACCGCATCGACGGCCCCCTCTTCTTCGCCGGCGCCCACCGGTTCCTCCTCGAACTCTCCGAGGTCGCCGACGTGAGAGTGGTCATCCTGCGCATGTCGAGGGTGACCACCCTGGACGCCACCGGCGCCCTCGTCCTCAAGGACGCCGTGGAGAAGCTGAACCGGCGCGGCATCGTCGTGATGGCCTCCGGTATCCGGCCCGGCCAGCGCCAAGCCCTCGACGCGGTCGGCGCCCTGGAGCCGCTGCGCCTGCGAGGCCGGGAGTACGCCACCACCCCCGAGGCGATCGCCGGCGCCCGTGAACACCTGGAGCAGGCCGGCCTGCTGGCCCGTACGCACCACCGCCCGCACCGCATCCGGAGGGCCGCACGATGA
- a CDS encoding ACT domain-containing protein, with product MSAERDLTRLLAGMSPELDPGRYVFTTVTGPVPPDVTPLVTVREPEGLTLVVAQQDADRAALPYDYVAGWITLRVHSALDAVGLTAAVSRALADAGLSCNVVAGFHHDHLFVEHGRAQEALTALEALSRGSTRSVD from the coding sequence ATGAGCGCAGAACGTGACCTGACCCGGCTGCTTGCCGGGATGAGCCCGGAACTCGACCCCGGGCGTTATGTCTTCACCACGGTGACCGGGCCGGTCCCGCCGGACGTCACCCCGCTCGTCACCGTGCGGGAGCCCGAGGGGCTCACCCTGGTCGTCGCCCAGCAGGATGCCGACAGGGCCGCCCTGCCCTACGACTACGTGGCCGGCTGGATCACCCTGCGGGTTCATTCCGCACTCGACGCGGTGGGTCTGACGGCGGCCGTCTCCCGCGCGCTCGCGGACGCCGGTCTGAGCTGCAACGTCGTGGCGGGATTCCACCACGACCACCTCTTCGTCGAGCACGGACGCGCCCAGGAGGCGCTGACCGCGCTGGAGGCTCTTTCGAGGGGTTCCACCCGGTCTGTCGATTGA
- a CDS encoding aminoglycoside phosphotransferase family protein, protein MYTASSSVSAPPRPQHRSVPVGSGPYLAPVTQPGRVRRWAGSAAQPLSGRIDFSGPQGTQLRMAIASVHRICPEFNPVQVLRRSGRSVLIVGTTGRTTAVAKCLLDHSPAWVERFRHEIAAYRSFVRHRPPVRTPRLIAADPENCTLVIERMPGRAAALARHPVEAPPRSDVRAALGAVARLNAWRPPAGTFDAPLDYAARIARHHELGLFTDRDRDDLQKLLHGLAHAGGRQGMGQFCHGDALLSNVLLSPTGPVLVDWEHAGWYLPGYDLATVWAVLGDAPAARRQISQLAQQAGPASRDAFLVNLMIVLTREIRTYETAVQRTIREAPPAGSVPVPSGAVSPGEEQRRLLRRLHDDCALARRAVRAAVGTR, encoded by the coding sequence ATGTACACAGCATCGTCCTCCGTGTCCGCACCGCCCCGGCCGCAGCACCGCAGCGTGCCGGTCGGCAGCGGACCATATCTCGCCCCCGTCACACAGCCCGGCCGGGTCCGGCGCTGGGCGGGGAGTGCCGCCCAGCCGCTCAGCGGGCGGATCGACTTCTCGGGCCCGCAGGGCACGCAGTTGAGGATGGCGATCGCGTCCGTCCACCGGATCTGTCCGGAGTTCAACCCCGTTCAGGTACTGCGGCGCAGTGGTCGCTCCGTCCTCATCGTGGGGACGACCGGCCGGACGACGGCGGTCGCCAAGTGCTTACTTGACCACTCCCCCGCGTGGGTCGAGCGGTTCCGGCACGAGATAGCCGCCTACCGTTCCTTCGTCCGGCACCGCCCGCCGGTACGGACACCGCGGCTGATCGCCGCGGACCCGGAGAACTGCACCCTGGTGATCGAGCGGATGCCCGGACGGGCGGCGGCGCTGGCCCGCCACCCGGTGGAGGCACCGCCCCGGTCCGACGTCCGCGCGGCGCTCGGCGCGGTGGCGCGGCTCAACGCCTGGCGTCCCCCGGCCGGTACCTTCGACGCGCCGCTCGACTATGCCGCGCGGATCGCGCGCCATCACGAACTGGGACTGTTCACCGACCGGGACCGTGACGACCTGCAAAAGCTGCTGCACGGCCTGGCGCACGCCGGCGGCCGCCAGGGCATGGGACAGTTCTGCCACGGCGACGCGCTGCTGTCCAACGTCCTCCTCTCTCCCACGGGACCGGTCCTGGTCGACTGGGAGCACGCCGGCTGGTACCTGCCGGGGTACGACCTGGCGACTGTGTGGGCCGTGCTCGGCGACGCCCCGGCGGCGCGCCGTCAGATCAGCCAGCTCGCGCAGCAGGCCGGACCGGCGTCTCGGGACGCGTTCCTGGTGAACCTGATGATCGTGCTGACCCGGGAGATCCGTACCTACGAGACGGCGGTGCAGCGCACCATCAGGGAGGCGCCGCCGGCCGGTTCGGTACCGGTGCCGTCCGGCGCGGTCTCGCCCGGTGAGGAGCAGCGGCGGCTGTTGCGACGGCTGCACGACGACTGCGCCCTGGCTCGGCGTGCGGTGCGTGCCGCCGTCGGCACCCGCTGA
- a CDS encoding RNA-binding S4 domain-containing protein encodes MSARVDSWIWAVRLTKTRSQAAAACRAGHVKVNGERAKPAQAVKPGDEVRILHGGRERIVEVKELHTKRVGPPVAAEAYADNSPPPPPREHVALAAVRDRGAGRPTKRERRELDQLRGLRP; translated from the coding sequence ATGAGCGCACGCGTCGACAGCTGGATCTGGGCCGTCCGCCTCACCAAGACCCGGTCCCAGGCCGCCGCGGCCTGCCGCGCCGGCCACGTGAAGGTCAACGGTGAACGCGCCAAGCCCGCGCAGGCCGTCAAACCCGGCGACGAGGTCCGGATCCTCCACGGCGGGCGTGAACGGATCGTCGAGGTCAAGGAACTCCACACCAAGAGGGTCGGCCCCCCGGTGGCGGCGGAGGCGTACGCCGACAACAGCCCCCCGCCGCCCCCGCGCGAGCACGTAGCGCTCGCCGCGGTCCGCGACCGTGGTGCCGGCCGGCCCACCAAACGGGAGCGCCGGGAGCTCGACCAGCTGCGCGGACTCCGCCCGTAG